One segment of Acropora muricata isolate sample 2 chromosome 8, ASM3666990v1, whole genome shotgun sequence DNA contains the following:
- the LOC136926101 gene encoding protocadherin Fat 4-like isoform X1 → MERRSHRIFFCALAVIALLCEDEVDGWRRRRRRRWNPPPPQDCTVGAWSSWSGCSQVCHIGTRWRSRPRLTVQTWGGSCPYHLDETDSCGTINGGCEQICDPHSGHCSCQAGYIASGNNCNDLNECSPKPCSHTCVNTIGSFYCKCPVGFYLTSDWRTCAGFDCGSPDALFSLCPSDSYSDHISPVCAKVKVTCPSGTRYDEECNLSCPGNYTLSKITSQTNTKFGENYTAVDFVSVSPSITCQKTQGAHTVNVWDVADNELSQYFCRRSNDPPTDLKLNGSSLREHSSIGTVIGTLSTKDPQGRQTFMYTVQRPASLVMAQADELVNMWDNPRLNGNVSLDSGGVLSVTIRTTDDGVPPMWLERTFLITIINVNDPPEQIQLSNSVVYENATIGAIVGELTAVDGDDALGTTPHSNFKWELLESNNGRFAINNNKITVAHPLVGEAGKLHKITIRCSDYGNPQQNKTETFFLTVVNINDPPSSLRLLGSTVHETAEVGTLVGQLVATEKDGDNLSFDISQSSTETLNKFEIESFGCQGLGYKYDCKVNVTVKSSLDFEQKAFYTLNVLVNDSNTQTFKPINIEVIDDNEAPTGINLTGSHSVLENAVAGSIVGQFVVIDPDNAKFPSHQTHTCAFDVSQPSDEHFFVITSALVLKVKGAQQINYEQVKNLTFSVICTDSGHPPLSLSRDFYILVKDVNESPVNLTLSSTSVDENSPLGTAVGIFSSDDLDGQGDKHTYSIVDPSGTPFMIGGRDKRTLLVNGSLDHETNPTVVVVIRATDEKGLFIQKTFKITVNDVNDPPTDITLPTPYFKENSVEQVLFSPILLVDQDSNVPSCTLEDSAGGRVKVVGTNLVVGPTMTDYESLRSPQQVNITLNCSDGNGMFIHKSFAITVRDVNERLSAILLSAKSVQENEAGTVVGKVIVRDPDVGQQHRCTVHDQVVDPASRKERLVPSHFFTVDSSLNLKTLNALNFEAEHSMDIVINCSDVVQERSLAKSELFTIIVKDVNEIPSGHCSAPIIIGTQASNGFVIANFNAIDPDNENAINRDPYNTTVVVKNKQRLSYYMSPLQNSLPFKIEGNSLYKSGGITQVGNFTVRVKVEDDGVIVASFSSRGYRYVSSTPLSAIFNCTIIVSEDHQSPGIRLGSNQVSVTVDHGAVVGVLSTISPNPGETFEYQLLEEAERPFGINGNKVVVVRRKGQEIQVPRSDEKVVSITITSRGSLGSFFKGMFYIKIVDDRSNAVNICLNPHTVYKNQPADSLVGQVMIDDSSSSLLTCSKQHCCPKNGRHFNYNCNITNPEDNEALPRHQKNVSALFQLDGQFRLRTRVPMNSNIFADGNGSLAIQISCVDTKHPLHYIGQSLVVKYADCDSSGICPDINTCPICENSGTCQDAINGYSCQCILGYTGRHCETNIDECQEVKCLNGGSCQDGVASFTCVCADGFSGRRCEREQSLCTECTTDTLCVKFINASIRCLQRQYQIPVLVNETNISQKLTVELEKEIAATLDTKVNDLKSESTRNRRALSNFFYVEILRSVTISSSQSLIIFTALDARNNFSPLLESDACTLLSSSGYNCVENCDILQLAELPCGRTGQNVGGPSVDKSGGLSAGGVSGIVVVLVLTLIVVLFIAIYYYRRKYKVAKAQQNQGAVTYNTDSDAIDFNNRLYEANNDIRTKSARRDWDKKLKKERDGLMRHNLDTTSVKKRNDIKVSDNPIYNAAGNNYAKTVNLPKDDDITVSKERNKEENPYEEPVDNVIGGMMNPYFARSPPLRVSLEGKGDEVTRAGEDLNAYMKGAGAAVRASSVSQRKKFKRQKSGEKDNREDEKRAFKMGEVPPSFENPFYRGRGSSGGSGRSGRNALENPIYSTIPETRLLPTPPPTISEAPAESVEIREQDDPQYEALNFGILLLEKQRSKFVV, encoded by the exons CTTGGTCCTCATGGAGCGGGTGCTCTCAGGTTTGTCACATTGGGACTCGGTGGAGAAGCCGCCCTCGTTTGACTGTTCAAACTTGGGGTGGTAGCTGTCCATATCACCTTGATGAAACTGATTCATGTGGTACAATAAATGGAGGATGTGAACAGATCTGTGATCCCCACAGTGGGCACTGTTCTTGCCAAGCAGGTTACATAGCATCAG GTAATAACTGTAACGATTTGAATGAATGTTCCCCAAAACCATGCAGTCACACCTGTGTTAACACTATTGGCTCATTCTATTGTAAGTGTCCTGTTGGATTTTACCTTACGAGTGATTGGCGCACCTGTGCCGGATTTGACTGTGGGAGTCCAGATGCATTATTTAGTTTATGTCCATCAGACTCTTACAGTGACCACATCTCTCCAGTCTGCGCTAAAGTAAAAGTGACTTGTCCATCAGGAACACGTTATGATGAGGAGTGTAATCTAAGCTGCCCAGGGAACTACACGCTGTCAAAGATAACCAGTCAAACAAATACAAAGTTTGGCGAGAATTACACTGCAGTTGATTTCGTTTCAGTAAGTCCTTCTATAACTTGCCAGAAAACACAGGGAGCCCATACTGTAAATGTCTGGGATGTAGCAGACAATGAGCTTAGCCAGTACTTTTGCCGCCGATCGAATGACCCCCCAACAGACTTGAAACTTAATGGCTCATCTCTGAGGGAACACTCCAGCATTGGTACAGTTATTGGAACTCTCAGTACCAAAGATCCACAAGGACGGCAAACATTTATGTACACTGTTCAAAGACCAGCATCTCTTGTGATGGCACAAGCAGATGAATTGGTCAACATGTGGGATAATCCGAGGCTGAATGGAAATGTTTCATTGGACAGTGGTGGAGTATTATCAGTTACCATCAGAACAACAGATGATGGTGTTCCTCCCATGTGGCTGGAAAGAACGTTCCTCATTACTATTATCAATGTTAATGATCCCCCTGAACAAATCCAGTTGTCCAATTCAGTGGTCTATGAAAATGCAACCATTGGTGCCATTGTTGGAGAACTGACAGCTGTTGATGGAGATGATGCACTTGGTACAACCCCTCACTCCAATTTCAAGTGGGAATTGCTTGAAAGCAATAATGGCAGATTTgcaatcaacaacaacaagatcACAGTTGCCCACCCTTTGGTGGGAGAAGCTGGGAAACTGCACAAGATAACCATCCGATGTTCAGATTATGGAAAcccacaacaaaacaaaacagaaactttTTTTCTCACTGTTGTAAACATTAATGATCCTCCTTCTTCACTCCGTCTTTTGGGTTCTACTGTACATGAGACAGCCGAGGTTGGTACTTTGGTGGGTCAGCTTGTAGCGACAGAGAAGGATGGTGATAATTTGTCATTTGACATCAGTCAATCAAGTACAGAGACACTCAataaatttgagattgaaagcTTTGGCTGTCAGGGTCTTGGATACAAATATGATTGCAAAGTCAATGTCACTGTGAAATCTTCTCTGGATTTTGAACAAAAGGCTTTTTACACTTTAAACGTCCTTGTGAATGACTCCAATACCCAGACATTTAAACCTATCAACATTGAAGTCATAGATGATAATGAAGCCCCGACAGGAATCAATTTAACTGGATCACATTCAGTTTTAGAGAATGCAGTTGCAGGCTCAATTGTTGGTCAATTTGTT GTGATTGATCCTGATAATGCCAAGTTCCCATCACATCAAACTCACACCTGTGCATTTGATGTCAGTCAACCCAGTGATGAACACTTTTTTGTCATTACTTCTGCACTGGTACTGAAGGTCAAAGGGGCTCAACAAATCAATTATGAACAAGTGAAAAATCTGACTTTCTCAGTTATCTGTACAGACAGTGGACATCCTCCCCTTTCCTTATCCAGAGACTTTTACATACTTGTCAAAG ATGTCAATGAGTCCCCTGTAAACCTGACATTATCTTCCACATCTGTTGATGAAAACTCTCCCTTGGGTACAGCAGTGGGGATCTTTTCATCTGATGACCTAGATGGACAGGGCGACAAACACACTTACAGCATCGTGGATCCCAGCGGCACACCATTCATGATAGGTGGAAGGGATAAAAGAACACTTTTAGTCAATGGTTCCTTGGATCATGAAACAAATCCaacagttgttgttgttatcaggGCCACAGATGAGAAAGGACTCTTTATTCaaaagacatttaaaataactgtaaatg ATGTCAATGATCCACCGACTGATATAACACTTCCCACACCATATTTTAAGGAGAACAGTGTTGAACAAGTTCTCTTCAGCCCAATATTGCTTGTGGATCAAGATAGCAATGTCCCATCTTGTACTCTTGAAGACAGTGCAGGTGGTCGTGTCAAAGTTGTTGGTACAAATCTGGTTGTAGGACCAACTATGACAGATTACGAATCTTTACGGTCACCACAACAAGTCAATATAACTTTGAACTGTTCTGATGGAAATGGAATGTTCATTCACAAGTCATTTGCCATCACTGTTAGAG ATGTAAATGAACGTCTGTCAGCCATCCTGCTCAGTGCCAAGTCTGTTCAGGAAAATGAGGCTGGCACAGTGGTGGGTAAAGTGATTGTGCGGGATCCAGATGTGGGACAACAGCATCGGTGTACTGTACACGATCAAGTTGTTGACCCTGCTTCAAGAAAAGAGCGACTTGTGCCAAGTCACTTCTTCACAGTGGATTCGTCTCTTAATCTCAAAACATTAAATGCTCTGAATTTTGAAGCTGAACACAGTATGGATATTGTAATTAACTGTAGTGATGTTGTCCAAGAAAGAAGTTTGGCCAAGTCAGAGttatttactattattgttaaaG ATGTGAACGAAATTCCGTCGGGGCATTGTAGTGCACCTATAATCATCGGCACTCAGGCATCAAATGGTTTTGTGATTGCAAATTTTAATGCCATTGATCCTGATAATGAAAATGCAATTAACAGAGATCCATACAATACCACTGTGGTTGTGAAGAATAAACAACGGCTGTCATATTATATGAGTCCACTGCAAAATTCTTTGCCTTTCAAAATAGAGGGAAACAGTCTTTATAAAAGTGGA GGGATAACTCAGGTTGGCAACTTCACAGTAAGGGTCAAAGTTGAGGATGATGGTGTTATCGTTGCGAGTTTTTCATCTAGAGGATATCGTTACGTCAGTAGCACACCTCTGTCGGCCATCTTCAATTGCACCATCATTGTATCAG AAGATCATCAATCCCCTGGTATTCGACTGGGGTCAAATCAAGTTTCTGTTACAGTTGATCATGGTGCAGTGGTCGGTGTCTTGTCAACCATTTCCCCAAATCCTGGAGAAACATTTGAGTATCAACTTCTAGAGGAAGCTGAGAGACCATTTGGCATTaatggcaacaaagttgttgttgtgaGAAGGAAGGGACAGGAAATTCAAGTTCCTCGTTCTGATGAAAAAGTGGTGTCAATAACAATAACAAGTAGAGGGAGCCTGGGTAGCTTCTTCAAGGGAATGTTCTATATAAAAATTGTGG ACGACAGAAGTAATGCAGTGAACATTTGTCTGAATCCTCACACCGTTTATAAAAACCAACCTGCAGACAGTTTGGTGGGACAAGTGATGATTGACGATTCCTCCTCATCGTTATTAACGTGCTCCAAACAACACTGCTGCCCCAAGAATGGACGCCATTTCAATTACAACTGCAACATTACGAACCCTGAAGACAACGAAGCCCTTCCTCGGCATCAAAAGAATGTGAGTGCATTGTTCCAATTGGACGGGCAATTTAGACTTCGCACCAGGGTTCCAATGAATTCCAACATCTTTGCCGATGGCAATGGTAGCCTGGCAATCCAAATCAGCTGCGTCGATACCAAACATCCGCTTCACTACATTGGACAATCACTTGTGGTTAAATATGCAG ATTGTGACAGCAGCGGTATTTGCCCAGACATTAACACGTGTCCAATTTGTGAGAATAGTGGCACATGTCAAGATGCGATTAATGGTTACAGCTGCCAGTGTATCTTGGGATATACTGGCCGTCATTGTGAGACTAACATCGATGAATGTCAAGAGGTGAAGTGTTTG AATGGTGGTTCATGTCAAGATGGCGTCGCATCATTCACTTGTGTGTGCGCCGATGGATTTTCAGGGCGTCGTTGTGAGCGCGAGCAGTCTCTTTGTACGGAATGTACAACAGACACTCTGTGTGTAAAGTTCATTAATGCCTCCATCAG ATGTTTGCAAAGGCAGTATCAGATTCCTGTGCTTGTTAACGAGACGAACATATCGCAGAAGCTAACAGTTGAACTGGAGAAAGAAATAGCGGCCACATTGGATACGAAAGTAAACGATCTCAAATCAG AATCGACCAGAAATAGACGAGCACTTTCGAACTTCTTCTACGTAGAGATTCTTCGGAGTGTGACAATTTCTTCCAGCCAGAGTTTGATTATTTTCACTGCACTTGACGCCAGAAACAATTTCTCACCTCTACTGGAATCTGACGCATGCACATTGTTATCATCTTCGGGTTACAACTGTGTGGAGAACTGTGACATTTTACAGCTCGCTGAGTTACCCTGTGGCAGAACCGGACAGAATGTGGGTGGACCGTCCGTGGATAAGTCAGGTGGCCTGAGTGCTGGTGGTGTGTCAGGCATTGTTGTGGTTCTGGTTTTAACGTTgattgttgttttgttcatcGCGATCTATTACTACAGAAGAAAGTACAAAGTAGCGAAG GCACAGCAAAACCAAGGCGCAGTTACCTACAACACAGACTCAGATGCAATTGACTTTAATAATCGGTTGTATGAGGCGAACAATGACATCAGAACAAAGTCAGCCAGAAGAGACTGGGACAAAAAACTGAAGAAAGAACGTGATGGGCTCATGCGTCATAATTTGGACACAACTTCGGTGAAGAAGAGAAATGATATCAAG GTGTCTGATAATCCAATTTACAACGCTGCTGGAAACAACTACGCAAAAACAGTCAATTTGCCTAAAGATGATGACATAACTGTATCCAAAGAACGAAACAAGGAAGAGAATCCTTACGAGGAACCTGTGGATAACGTCATCGGGGGTATGATGAACCCGTATTTTGCACGATCTCCTCCTCTACGTGTATCTCTTGAGGGCAAGGGAGATGAGGTCACAAGGGCTGGGGAAGATTTGAACGCTTACATGAAGGGAGCAGGCGCTGCAGTTCGTGCGTCCAGTGTTTCTCAACGAAAGAAGTTTAAACGACAGAAGAGCGGTGAAAAGGATAACAGAGAAGACGAAAAGCGTGCTTTCAAGATGGGAGAAGTTCCTCCGTCGTTTGAAAATCCATTTTACCGCGGACGTGGCAGCAGCGGCGGGAGCGGAAGAAGTGGAAGAAATGCACTTGAAAACCCAATCTACTCAACGATTCCCGAAACTCGCTTGCTTCCGACACCACCCCCGACAATCAGCGAAGCACCGGCGGAGTCAGTCGAAATACGTGAGCAAGATGACCCGCAGTATGAAGCGCTAAACTTCGGAATTCTACTGCTTGAGAAGCAACGATCCAAATTTGTGGTTTAA